Sequence from the Ignisphaera sp. genome:
TCGCGGGTCTACGGGGGGAGGTATGGTGTGGTTGGCTTGTATAGACAATACACATCCATATAGTGGGGGCCGTGCACCGTTTTTATCTTTGTGTGGTATGTGATGAGACTAGAGGTTTTGGATTATAGGGATGGTGTTTTAAGTATTAGTATTGATAGTTTTGATGATTTATGGATTCTGAGTATGATTATATCTAGAGGTGATATTGTTAGGGCTAGGACTTCGAGGGATGTTAGCATTGGCGATGAGAAGAGAAGGATACCTATGATCTTGGCTGTGAGGGTTGAGAAGATGGAGTTTCAGCCTTTTACAAATAGGCTTAGGATTCATGGGATAGTTGTTGAAGGTCCTGATAGGTTTGGTGTTAAGGGATCTCACCACACAATCTCTGTTGGTGTTGGCGATGAGATTACTGTTCAAAAGGTTTTTTGGGATCCAAGGGTCTTAGACGAGGTTATGAAGATTGTTAGGCCATTGAATGTCATGCTCGTGGCTGTTGATTTCGATGAATATGCTATAGCAGTTCTTCAGATGCAGGGTATGAAGATTCTGGATTCGAGAAATGTTTCTCTTCCTCTAAGCGATGAATATTTTGAGGCTGCTGAAAAAGAGCTTGTTTCAGAGCTTGCTAAGAAAATTATTGAGGCTGCTCACAGATATAATGTCGAGGCTGTTGTTGTTGCATCTCCAGGAAGTTTGAAAAATAAGGTGAGGGACGCTATAGCTTCGCTGGATAGTGGGGTAAAGGTTTTTTTGGATACTGTTGCTAATGGGGGTTATGCAGGGCTCCAAGAACTTCTAAACAGAGATGTTGTTAGAAATATTATTAGAGACTCCTCGATAGAGAAAGCGTCTAGGATTCTTGAGGAATTTGATTACCTCATTGCAAAAGATATCAATAGGGTTGCATATGGGCTTAGCCATGTGGAGCTTGCAGCTAGTATAGGAGCTGTTGAGAAGCTTCTTGTGGTTGATGACATGCTTGCGGGGTTTGATGAGAATCGAGAGAAGGTTGAGGCAATTCTAAGAAATGTCGTGGAGAAGGGTGGTGCAGTAGTTATAGTTCCGGGTAGGTCGCCACCTGGGGAGAGGGTAAAGATGCTTGGGGGGATCATAGCAATACTTAGATATAGCATAGACTTTGAGAATATGGAAACATAGCTAGTCTTTATAGGTATTTTCTATGCCTTTGAATACCTATTCCTACAATATTCCATAAGCTTCTTCAGAAGAGCATATTTATTCTCTTTAACAGTTCTCCAATCGTTTTTCAGAAGACCACCTGTTTCAACATGCTCGGGGTTCAGCGCTAGATAGAACCACTGGCAAAAGTTATTTTCAATTAGATACTCAATGAATTTCTCATGCCACACAGCATCCCTGGGATCGCCATCGCCACACTTACCACCAAACTCAGTTATGACCACGGGGTATCGCAGTTGCTTTTTGACATAGCCCCAGTTCTGATCCCATATGACATGGAGATTCTCCGGGAAGATGCTTGGATCGTTGAAATAGTCTTGGACATACATGTCAGGGCCATAGGTATTTACTCCGTACACCAGCTTGTTTCTCGGTAGATTAACTGGATAGTCTTTCACCGCTCTGAGATTCTCGCCCCAATATGTAGAGTCTGGGTAGTGCTTCACATCATCTGATTTGGGATTCGTGAATTGAGTGCCCTTGACAACTATCAGCCAGTGGGGAGCAACCTCTAAGATCGCCTTGCCCACTCTCTCAGCGGCTAAGTTCCAATCTGTTTTGGTATTGCCAACACCCCAAGTAGCTGAATCTCCTCTTGTATAGTACTCCTGTCTAGGGCCTCTACCATGCGGATTATTGAGGAGTTCTGCACCTATGACATTCCAGTATCTCCCATATCTTTTTGCAATGGAAACCCAAGTGGATATGAAATCCTCTTCACTAAACAATGGTGTGTACCAAAGAGGCTCCATAACAACACAGCTGATGCTATGGAAATTCAGAAGCGCGTAGAGGCCAAGCTCAGCTGCTTTTGCAATGATCTTCTCTAGTATTGTGGGAGAGTCCAGACCTAGGAGATCTGGGTTAAGAGCGTAGTTTATCGAGCGAATATGTGGAAAAACCCTTGGTCTGACAGAGGCAGAGCAAAACGGTATTCTTATCGCGTTGAAGCCAAGGTCTTTCACCGTTTGCAGTATCTCAAGCCAGTTTCTGATATGGAGCCCTCCTACAACATGGCTACGAAGCTCGAAACCAACCCAAGTTACGCCCAGCAGGGCTAGAGGCTCTTTCTGCTCTTTTTTAACTACATATATTTCACTATCTTCAACTTCATAATACACGTCTGGCATTATCTTCAGCCACTTTGAGAAGTTGATGGAACGGTGAAAGGATGTGTTTCAATGCATTTAGCTAGGTCATCATCATACACCTTTACTATGTAGCTTGGGGTTCTTAGATAGGATGTTGATGTCCTTGTGGTTGTGGCGCTGTGTAGAAGCTTCTCCTGATCACATAAAATCTCGTGTATAATGTCGTATCGCATTGTTTGTGACTGTGTGTATATGTTGTCCACAAGCTCAAACATTACTGACGGGCTGGATTTGACGTACATCGATATGGATTTGAGCATTCTGTCAACAAGTATAGGGTCGTAGTATAGATATAGAGATTCGATTCCATCTAATACAAGGATCTGGATATTGCTATCAATGTAATTGCGTATAATGGTCTCTAGCTGCTGTGTTGAATATGCAGCAGGATGAATACTTTCAATGAATGCCGCCTTATTCAAAATGTAGTGTGGCGGTATTTTCATGAGGCCAGCAGCATTGCGTAGAATGTTCTTTATGTTCTCTGGCGAGTCTCTAAATGATATAATCCCATAGTTTGCTCCATAGCTAAAGACAATTCTTGCTAGAAGTGCCCAAAATGTTAATGGTATAACGTTACATGTTGCTACCACACCTACATAGCTTCCAGAGGCAAGCCCTCTCCAAACCAAGTTGCTACACTCATCGCTATAGCTTGTTACAGAGGCTGTATATGGTGGTTGTATCACTGTTGGCGATAGCAACATTCTTACACCTCTGCCGTCCTCTATGGAGAACGGTATTTCAGCCATTGGAATTGGTTTTCCCCTAAACTTTCTAATCTCCATGAATCTGTGTATCAATCCTTTTTCAATCCTTGTCTTAAAAACAAATACAGCATCAGCTATGAACTCAAGACCCCTCAAATCAACTGTCTCTACTGCAAATGGGAGGTCAGCAATCAAGATGAGAAGAGCGTTGGTGTTAGACACTAGGTTGTATAGCGTTGAGTGTAGAAACGCTCTAGCCTCATCTGTTGTCAGAACATTTAGTATCGGTGTTATCGAGTCTACAACAGCAATCGAGTAGCCCTCACCAAGAACCTTTTGGCCCAAGGTCGAAACAGTAAAGTCTAGAAGGTCTTTCCCGCTCATAGTAAGCATTTGCACAAATTCGAACAGCTGTTTCTTCTCTGCCAGCTCCAGATCTATGTTGAATCTCC
This genomic interval carries:
- a CDS encoding ATPase domain-containing protein produces the protein MSIDSEQSTIPRNYVFGDEVLDQLLAGGIEPGSLILVLGHPGAGKSTFATRIVFENVMRYNIKGVYLSFAETKAKFYSYMRRFNIDLELAEKKQLFEFVQMLTMSGKDLLDFTVSTLGQKVLGEGYSIAVVDSITPILNVLTTDEARAFLHSTLYNLVSNTNALLILIADLPFAVETVDLRGLEFIADAVFVFKTRIEKGLIHRFMEIRKFRGKPIPMAEIPFSIEDGRGVRMLLSPTVIQPPYTASVTSYSDECSNLVWRGLASGSYVGVVATCNVIPLTFWALLARIVFSYGANYGIISFRDSPENIKNILRNAAGLMKIPPHYILNKAAFIESIHPAAYSTQQLETIIRNYIDSNIQILVLDGIESLYLYYDPILVDRMLKSISMYVKSSPSVMFELVDNIYTQSQTMRYDIIHEILCDQEKLLHSATTTRTSTSYLRTPSYIVKVYDDDLAKCIETHPFTVPSTSQSG
- a CDS encoding mRNA surveillance protein pelota, yielding MRLEVLDYRDGVLSISIDSFDDLWILSMIISRGDIVRARTSRDVSIGDEKRRIPMILAVRVEKMEFQPFTNRLRIHGIVVEGPDRFGVKGSHHTISVGVGDEITVQKVFWDPRVLDEVMKIVRPLNVMLVAVDFDEYAIAVLQMQGMKILDSRNVSLPLSDEYFEAAEKELVSELAKKIIEAAHRYNVEAVVVASPGSLKNKVRDAIASLDSGVKVFLDTVANGGYAGLQELLNRDVVRNIIRDSSIEKASRILEEFDYLIAKDINRVAYGLSHVELAASIGAVEKLLVVDDMLAGFDENREKVEAILRNVVEKGGAVVIVPGRSPPGERVKMLGGIIAILRYSIDFENMET
- a CDS encoding glycoside hydrolase family 5 protein — translated: MPDVYYEVEDSEIYVVKKEQKEPLALLGVTWVGFELRSHVVGGLHIRNWLEILQTVKDLGFNAIRIPFCSASVRPRVFPHIRSINYALNPDLLGLDSPTILEKIIAKAAELGLYALLNFHSISCVVMEPLWYTPLFSEEDFISTWVSIAKRYGRYWNVIGAELLNNPHGRGPRQEYYTRGDSATWGVGNTKTDWNLAAERVGKAILEVAPHWLIVVKGTQFTNPKSDDVKHYPDSTYWGENLRAVKDYPVNLPRNKLVYGVNTYGPDMYVQDYFNDPSIFPENLHVIWDQNWGYVKKQLRYPVVITEFGGKCGDGDPRDAVWHEKFIEYLIENNFCQWFYLALNPEHVETGGLLKNDWRTVKENKYALLKKLMEYCRNRYSKA